One stretch of Eggerthella lenta DSM 2243 DNA includes these proteins:
- a CDS encoding alanine/glycine:cation symporter family protein produces MDIVQMISDIDAFVWGPPMIVLLLGSHLYLTIRTRFIQRKLPTAIKLSVTKDPDAPGDISQFGALTTALSATIGTGNIVGVGTAILAGGPGAVLWMWLTGVFGMATKYSETFAAVKYRVKDHNGNMLGGAMYAWRRAFEKDGKTPWWGLLGAGAFALFAAVASFGIGSAVQSSAMTGIITSNAPGVPTWGIGLAIVIMVSIVIFGGIKIISKVCEKLVPFMAIAYAWGCIVIIGMNWEYVWPAISLIFECAFTPKAAFGGAVGSGLMMALQFGCARGLFSNESGLGSAPIVASAASTRNPARQALVSMTGTFWDTVVICALTGIVLVSTMIANPGIMESGQVSAGADLTSAAFASIPYIGTPILVIGMILFAYTTILGWSYYGNRCVTYLFGKRAIRPYQVLYVVVAFLGAIGIGDLVWTISDITNALMAIPNIIVVLLLSGLIARETKHYVWDKNLDETDDTPIPVLESK; encoded by the coding sequence ATGGACATCGTCCAGATGATCAGCGATATCGACGCCTTCGTATGGGGCCCGCCGATGATCGTGCTGCTGTTGGGTTCGCATCTGTACCTGACGATCCGCACCCGGTTCATCCAGCGCAAGCTGCCGACGGCCATCAAGCTGTCGGTGACGAAGGACCCGGATGCGCCGGGCGACATCAGCCAGTTCGGCGCGCTGACCACGGCGCTGTCGGCCACCATCGGCACCGGCAACATCGTGGGCGTGGGCACCGCCATCCTGGCCGGCGGCCCGGGCGCGGTGCTGTGGATGTGGCTCACCGGCGTGTTCGGCATGGCCACGAAGTACTCCGAGACGTTCGCCGCCGTGAAGTACCGCGTGAAGGACCACAACGGCAACATGCTGGGCGGCGCGATGTACGCATGGCGACGCGCGTTCGAGAAGGACGGCAAGACGCCGTGGTGGGGCTTGCTGGGGGCCGGGGCGTTCGCCCTGTTCGCCGCCGTCGCCTCGTTCGGCATCGGCTCGGCCGTGCAGTCCAGCGCCATGACCGGGATCATCACGTCCAACGCTCCCGGCGTGCCCACCTGGGGCATCGGCCTGGCCATCGTCATCATGGTGTCCATCGTCATCTTCGGCGGCATCAAGATCATCTCGAAGGTGTGCGAGAAGCTCGTGCCGTTCATGGCCATCGCCTACGCGTGGGGCTGCATCGTGATCATCGGCATGAACTGGGAGTACGTGTGGCCCGCCATCAGCCTCATCTTCGAGTGCGCGTTCACGCCGAAGGCGGCGTTCGGCGGCGCGGTGGGCTCGGGGCTGATGATGGCGCTGCAGTTCGGCTGCGCGCGCGGCCTGTTCTCGAACGAGTCGGGCCTGGGCTCGGCGCCCATCGTGGCCTCGGCGGCCTCCACGCGCAACCCGGCGCGCCAGGCCCTCGTGTCCATGACCGGCACCTTCTGGGACACCGTCGTCATCTGCGCGCTCACGGGCATCGTGCTCGTGTCCACGATGATCGCGAACCCGGGCATCATGGAGAGCGGCCAGGTTTCGGCCGGCGCCGATCTGACGAGCGCGGCCTTCGCGTCGATCCCCTACATCGGCACGCCCATCCTGGTCATCGGCATGATCCTGTTCGCCTACACCACCATCCTCGGCTGGTCGTACTACGGCAACCGCTGCGTCACCTACCTGTTCGGCAAGCGCGCCATCCGCCCCTATCAGGTGCTGTACGTGGTGGTGGCGTTCCTGGGGGCCATCGGCATCGGCGATTTGGTGTGGACCATCTCCGACATCACGAACGCGCTCATGGCCATCCCGAACATCATCGTGGTGCTGCTGCTTTCGGGCCTCATCGCGCGCGAGACGAAGCATTACGTGTGGGACAAGAACCTGGACGAGACGGACGACACGCCCATCCCCGTGCTTGAGTCGAAGTAG
- a CDS encoding molybdopterin-dependent oxidoreductase → MNKPAQKIMAGVAGAVLLASGAGAALAAQQPAAADGGSRPVGATHTVADHDIRAQWLGEESDYVRVADVQGSFTFNQEGVTPNDELFNVFGTAILSMCSKPAPELAAGQDGVATYFVNVGGHVKESFTVDLSELDDEEQEALMGCSCATGSPFGQAAVIGVPLASVVGMADLEDGVNTVTAYGADGYGEPLPLQYALDKNALLVYQVNGEELKASEGSSLQLWMPETVARYFTRNIASIELTREDAVPEVASVDPMYRNKIEIKNSADGCAFEAGDEITFEGVADDCGSPIAAIEFSFDGGRTWTACDTDGATADKWVNWQFTASFEEKGDYEMTVRARTADDVVSPLSASLAFAVR, encoded by the coding sequence ATGAACAAGCCAGCTCAGAAGATCATGGCCGGCGTGGCGGGCGCGGTGCTGCTCGCATCCGGCGCCGGCGCGGCCCTTGCCGCCCAGCAGCCCGCGGCTGCGGACGGGGGCTCCCGGCCCGTCGGCGCCACCCACACGGTGGCCGACCACGACATCCGCGCCCAGTGGCTGGGCGAGGAATCCGACTACGTGCGCGTCGCGGACGTGCAGGGGTCGTTCACGTTCAATCAGGAGGGCGTCACGCCCAACGACGAGCTGTTCAACGTGTTCGGAACCGCCATCCTGTCGATGTGCTCCAAGCCCGCGCCCGAGCTTGCCGCCGGGCAGGACGGCGTGGCCACCTACTTCGTGAACGTGGGCGGGCACGTGAAGGAGAGCTTCACGGTGGACCTGTCCGAGCTCGACGACGAGGAGCAGGAGGCGCTCATGGGCTGCTCGTGCGCCACGGGGTCGCCCTTCGGCCAGGCGGCCGTCATCGGCGTGCCGCTGGCGTCGGTGGTGGGCATGGCCGACCTCGAGGACGGCGTGAACACCGTGACGGCCTACGGCGCGGACGGCTACGGCGAGCCGCTGCCGCTGCAGTACGCGCTCGACAAGAACGCGCTGCTCGTGTACCAGGTGAACGGCGAGGAGCTGAAGGCGTCGGAGGGCTCGAGCCTGCAGCTGTGGATGCCCGAGACGGTGGCGCGCTACTTCACGCGCAACATCGCCAGCATCGAGCTCACGCGCGAGGACGCGGTGCCCGAGGTGGCCTCGGTCGATCCCATGTACCGCAACAAGATCGAGATCAAGAACTCCGCCGACGGCTGCGCGTTCGAGGCGGGCGACGAGATCACGTTCGAGGGCGTGGCCGACGACTGCGGAAGCCCCATCGCCGCCATCGAGTTCTCCTTCGACGGCGGGCGCACCTGGACGGCGTGCGACACCGACGGCGCCACGGCCGACAAGTGGGTGAACTGGCAGTTCACCGCCTCGTTCGAGGAGAAGGGCGACTACGAGATGACCGTGCGCGCCCGCACGGCCGACGACGTGGTGTCGCCGCTGTCCGCCAGCCTTGCCTTCGCGGTGCGGTAG
- a CDS encoding NAD(P)/FAD-dependent oxidoreductase, with translation MLEVSNVKLPLDAGLPGAAAEALVRAAAAAALGVAGRDVRAVRVLKRSVDARKKRDVHFVATLGVELAEAAEEERALAAAGARGGAGAVVGTQVRRHAPYEPLRVPSCAAGREAGGEPRPIVVGAGPAGLFCALYLARAGLRPLVLERGGDVDERLATVAAFEAGGDLDPQTNIQFGEGGAGTFSDGKLTTNIKNPLARHVLRWFVDAGAPEEILWQAKPHIGTDLLVDVVRTLRRQIEEAGGEVRFHAQLEGLRFEGGALAGVDVRDGRTGVLERVDARRAVLACGHSARDTFAVVHGAGVAMEQKPFSVGVRIEHDQGAVNRAQYGDAAAHPALGAADYKLAVHLPDGRSAYTFCMCPGGEVVCAASEEGGVVVNGMSRFARDGANANAALLVGVGPEDFEGDDPLAGVELQRRMERAAFEAARSAGGEAYQAPAQTVGDFLAGRASAAGASVRPTYARGVAWCDLRACLPGFVADALAEALPLLDRRLRGFADAGAVMTGVETRSSSPVRIVRDDALQARVEGAPDDAPESGLYPCGEGAGYAGGIMSAACDGLRVARALASAFEPR, from the coding sequence GTGCTTGAGGTGTCGAACGTGAAGCTGCCGCTGGACGCGGGTCTGCCCGGGGCGGCGGCGGAGGCGCTCGTGCGCGCGGCCGCCGCCGCGGCGCTCGGCGTCGCGGGGCGCGACGTGCGCGCGGTGCGGGTGCTAAAGCGCAGCGTGGACGCGCGCAAGAAGCGCGACGTGCACTTCGTGGCGACGCTCGGCGTGGAGCTGGCCGAAGCCGCCGAGGAGGAGCGCGCGCTCGCCGCGGCGGGCGCGCGCGGGGGCGCGGGGGCGGTCGTCGGGACGCAGGTGCGCCGCCACGCGCCCTACGAGCCGCTGCGGGTGCCGTCGTGCGCCGCGGGCCGCGAGGCCGGCGGCGAGCCGCGCCCGATCGTGGTGGGTGCGGGCCCGGCCGGGCTGTTCTGCGCGCTCTACCTGGCGCGCGCGGGGCTGCGTCCGCTCGTGCTCGAGCGCGGCGGCGACGTGGACGAGCGCCTGGCGACGGTGGCCGCGTTCGAGGCCGGCGGCGACCTCGACCCGCAGACGAACATCCAGTTCGGCGAGGGCGGCGCCGGCACGTTCTCGGACGGCAAGCTCACGACGAACATCAAGAACCCGCTCGCGCGCCACGTGCTGCGCTGGTTCGTGGACGCGGGCGCGCCCGAGGAGATCCTCTGGCAGGCGAAGCCGCACATCGGCACCGACCTGCTCGTGGACGTCGTGCGCACCCTGCGCCGCCAGATCGAGGAAGCGGGCGGCGAGGTGCGCTTCCATGCGCAGCTCGAAGGCCTGCGCTTCGAGGGCGGCGCGCTCGCGGGGGTTGACGTGCGCGACGGGCGCACGGGCGTGCTTGAGCGCGTCGACGCGCGTCGCGCGGTGCTCGCCTGCGGGCACTCGGCGCGCGACACGTTCGCCGTGGTGCACGGGGCGGGCGTGGCGATGGAGCAGAAGCCGTTCTCGGTGGGCGTGCGCATCGAGCATGACCAGGGGGCGGTGAACCGTGCGCAGTACGGCGACGCCGCCGCGCATCCCGCGCTCGGCGCGGCCGACTACAAGCTGGCCGTGCACCTGCCGGACGGCCGCAGCGCGTACACGTTCTGCATGTGCCCCGGCGGCGAGGTGGTGTGCGCCGCCAGCGAGGAGGGCGGCGTCGTGGTGAACGGCATGAGCCGCTTCGCGCGCGACGGGGCGAACGCGAACGCGGCGCTGCTCGTGGGCGTGGGTCCCGAGGACTTCGAGGGCGATGATCCGCTGGCGGGCGTCGAGCTGCAGCGGCGCATGGAGCGGGCGGCCTTCGAGGCGGCGCGCTCCGCGGGCGGCGAGGCGTACCAGGCGCCGGCGCAGACGGTGGGGGACTTCCTGGCCGGACGCGCGAGCGCGGCGGGCGCATCGGTGCGCCCTACGTACGCGCGCGGCGTGGCCTGGTGCGATCTGCGCGCGTGCCTGCCCGGTTTCGTGGCCGACGCCCTTGCCGAGGCGCTGCCCCTGCTCGATCGCCGCTTGCGCGGGTTCGCGGATGCGGGCGCGGTCATGACCGGCGTCGAGACGCGCAGCTCGAGCCCCGTGCGCATCGTGCGCGACGATGCGCTGCAGGCGCGGGTGGAAGGCGCGCCCGATGACGCGCCCGAAAGCGGCCTCTACCCCTGCGGCGAGGGGGCCGGCTACGCCGGCGGCATCATGAGCGCCGCCTGCGACGGCCTGCGCGTGGCCCGCGCCCTCGCAAGCGCGTTCGAACCGCGTTAG
- a CDS encoding ABC transporter ATP-binding protein yields the protein MANVVEAVDLHRIYESASGYTHALRGVSLTVAQGEFLAIMGPSGSGKSTLMNLLGCLDTPTRGRYLLEGVDVADYRDDELAEIRATRLGFVFQSFNLLPRATVLRNVVLPLIYTACPRKERELRAHAALRSVSLDERLYDHRSNELSGGQMQRVAIARALVNDPALILADEPTGNLDTATGDMVLNTFKRLRDAGKTIVLITHEPDVAAHADRVVHIRDGRLYEGAHGGEGARP from the coding sequence ATGGCCAACGTGGTTGAAGCCGTCGACCTGCACCGCATCTACGAGAGCGCTTCGGGCTACACGCACGCCCTGCGCGGCGTGTCGCTGACGGTCGCGCAGGGCGAGTTCCTCGCCATCATGGGCCCGTCGGGCTCGGGCAAGTCCACGCTCATGAACCTGCTGGGCTGCCTCGACACGCCCACGCGCGGGCGCTACCTGCTCGAGGGCGTCGACGTGGCCGACTACCGCGACGACGAGCTCGCCGAGATCCGCGCCACGCGCCTCGGCTTCGTGTTCCAGTCGTTCAACCTGCTGCCGCGCGCCACCGTGCTGCGCAACGTGGTGCTGCCGCTCATCTACACGGCCTGCCCGCGCAAGGAGCGCGAGCTGCGCGCCCATGCGGCGCTGCGCAGCGTGTCGCTCGACGAGCGGCTGTACGACCATCGCAGCAACGAGCTGTCGGGCGGCCAGATGCAGCGCGTCGCCATCGCCCGCGCCCTCGTGAACGACCCGGCGCTCATCCTGGCCGACGAGCCCACCGGCAACCTCGACACCGCCACGGGAGACATGGTGCTGAACACGTTCAAGCGCCTGCGCGACGCGGGCAAGACCATCGTGCTCATCACGCACGAGCCCGACGTGGCCGCCCACGCCGACCGCGTGGTGCACATTCGCGACGGGCGGCTGTACGAGGGGGCGCACGGCGGGGAAGGGGCGCGCCCATGA
- a CDS encoding MGMT family protein codes for MGDFSNRVFEVVRRIPRGKVASYGQVGRLIGAPRSARYVGYALHANPDPGAEVNNIPCHRVVFKDGGLCKGFAFGGPEIQREMLEAEGVAFADDTHVDMDACQWDGHADGTAEGELPTAPPEDFDWARELGE; via the coding sequence ATGGGCGATTTCTCCAACAGGGTGTTCGAGGTGGTGCGGCGCATCCCGCGCGGGAAGGTGGCGTCGTACGGGCAGGTGGGACGGCTGATCGGCGCGCCGCGCTCGGCGCGGTACGTGGGCTACGCGCTCCACGCGAACCCCGACCCCGGCGCCGAGGTCAACAACATCCCGTGCCACCGCGTGGTGTTCAAGGACGGCGGCTTGTGCAAGGGATTCGCGTTCGGCGGCCCCGAGATCCAGCGCGAGATGCTGGAAGCCGAGGGGGTGGCGTTCGCCGACGACACGCACGTGGACATGGACGCCTGCCAGTGGGACGGGCACGCGGACGGCACGGCCGAGGGCGAGCTGCCCACCGCGCCGCCGGAAGACTTCGATTGGGCGCGGGAACTGGGAGAATGA
- a CDS encoding efflux RND transporter periplasmic adaptor subunit: MGPINNRRQGAPDGTEPLSAQPSPFDQNAFDRIAFEPIEGLPGPTDLVDAEALADMRAFNDLKAKRKKQRKRKIIIGAVSAVAVLAVAGGAFAWYAADQAAKALQDMAPQTGFVEQGTFVETVSASGNLQPVASVSATPEVDGIVGEVLVAEGDAVAEGQTLFTVVNDELDKAVNQAAQGIEEAKNGVAQAQNAVNDAYHAKSAGQQAAANAQAQAQAAAAAAKEAGGAAAESFAGEQASFDESSADSAIRSAELGLSNANLALQNAQSAYDEAVARAAKRTVTASIAGSVVAVNIEPGKALGATASAATSPVQIADLSQMTVSINVNEIDILKITADQTAEVTFTAAPDLTLPATVVSIATTSAGSGDASGGAMYGGMGGAVTYAVKLLIAEPDPRLKPGMTAKATITTTTIENALMVPISAVQSDGAGGSFVMVLTDPETQEMDARTVEVVASDGLTSVVKGQVKAGDEVVVGGGMGGAVDGMGMAGDGGMAAVDAGGSVMVG, from the coding sequence ATGGGTCCGATCAACAACCGTCGTCAGGGCGCTCCGGACGGCACCGAGCCTTTGAGCGCTCAACCGAGCCCCTTCGATCAGAACGCTTTCGATCGCATCGCGTTCGAGCCGATCGAGGGCCTGCCGGGGCCGACCGACCTCGTCGACGCCGAGGCGCTCGCCGACATGCGGGCGTTCAACGACCTCAAGGCGAAGCGCAAGAAGCAGCGCAAGCGCAAGATCATCATCGGCGCCGTTTCGGCCGTGGCGGTGCTCGCCGTCGCGGGCGGCGCGTTCGCGTGGTACGCGGCCGACCAGGCGGCCAAGGCGCTGCAGGACATGGCCCCGCAGACCGGCTTCGTGGAGCAGGGCACGTTCGTCGAGACGGTGTCGGCGTCCGGCAACCTGCAACCTGTCGCGTCGGTGAGCGCCACGCCCGAGGTGGACGGCATCGTGGGCGAGGTGCTCGTGGCCGAAGGCGACGCGGTGGCCGAGGGCCAGACGCTGTTCACCGTGGTCAACGACGAGCTGGACAAGGCGGTGAACCAGGCGGCCCAGGGCATCGAGGAGGCCAAGAACGGCGTGGCCCAGGCCCAGAACGCCGTGAACGACGCCTACCACGCCAAGTCCGCCGGCCAGCAGGCCGCCGCGAACGCCCAAGCCCAGGCGCAAGCCGCCGCCGCGGCCGCCAAGGAGGCCGGGGGAGCGGCGGCCGAGTCGTTCGCCGGCGAGCAGGCTTCCTTCGACGAGTCCAGCGCCGACTCCGCCATCAGGTCGGCCGAGCTCGGCTTGAGCAACGCGAACCTCGCGCTGCAGAACGCGCAGAGCGCCTACGACGAGGCCGTCGCGCGCGCCGCCAAGCGCACGGTGACCGCCTCCATCGCCGGCAGCGTCGTCGCGGTGAACATCGAGCCCGGCAAGGCGCTCGGGGCCACGGCGAGCGCCGCGACCTCGCCCGTGCAGATCGCCGACCTGTCGCAGATGACCGTCTCCATCAACGTGAACGAGATCGACATCCTGAAGATCACCGCCGATCAGACCGCCGAGGTCACGTTCACCGCCGCCCCCGACCTCACGCTGCCCGCCACCGTGGTGAGCATCGCCACCACGTCGGCCGGCTCCGGCGATGCGTCGGGCGGCGCCATGTACGGCGGCATGGGCGGTGCCGTCACGTACGCGGTGAAGCTGCTCATCGCCGAGCCCGACCCGCGCCTCAAGCCCGGCATGACCGCCAAGGCCACCATCACCACGACCACCATCGAGAACGCGCTCATGGTGCCCATCTCGGCCGTGCAGTCCGACGGCGCGGGCGGCAGCTTCGTGATGGTGCTCACCGACCCCGAGACGCAGGAGATGGACGCGCGCACGGTGGAGGTCGTCGCGTCCGACGGCCTCACGTCCGTCGTGAAGGGCCAGGTGAAAGCCGGCGACGAGGTGGTCGTCGGCGGAGGCATGGGCGGCGCGGTGGACGGCATGGGCATGGCGGGCGACGGCGGGATGGCCGCGGTCGACGCCGGCGGCAGCGTCATGGTGGGGTAG
- a CDS encoding cob(I)yrinic acid a,c-diamide adenosyltransferase codes for MKQGYVQVYTGDGKGKTTAAVGLAMRAAAAGLRVYFCQFMKYGPTGELDAFRLFGDRIVAEQFGTGGELSAPDPEDDAQAARRGLAAAREAVLGGAFDVVVLDEANVADSLGYFEPDALVDLALERPETVELVVTGRGASGTLMAVADLVTEMREVKHYYEEGVIARRGIEF; via the coding sequence ATGAAGCAAGGATACGTGCAGGTGTACACGGGCGACGGCAAGGGCAAGACCACGGCCGCCGTCGGGTTGGCGATGCGGGCGGCGGCCGCAGGTCTGCGCGTGTACTTCTGCCAGTTCATGAAGTACGGCCCCACCGGCGAGCTCGATGCGTTTCGCCTGTTCGGCGACCGCATCGTGGCGGAGCAGTTCGGCACGGGCGGCGAGTTGAGCGCCCCCGACCCGGAGGACGACGCGCAGGCCGCGCGGCGCGGGCTCGCCGCCGCACGCGAGGCGGTGCTGGGCGGCGCGTTCGACGTCGTGGTGCTCGACGAGGCGAACGTTGCCGACAGCTTGGGGTACTTCGAGCCGGACGCGCTCGTCGACCTGGCGCTCGAGCGGCCCGAAACCGTGGAGCTGGTGGTCACGGGGCGCGGTGCCAGCGGCACGCTCATGGCCGTGGCCGACCTCGTCACCGAGATGCGCGAGGTCAAGCACTACTACGAGGAGGGCGTCATCGCCCGCCGCGGCATCGAGTTCTAG
- a CDS encoding helix-turn-helix transcriptional regulator → MEHRRGIVNACGAASAAGLSLILLWCTLMGHTPGFLLSSLGLAEWVNARTFWLTGILVVAAVLTAAPRWVAAHEGSLAFVMPVMAAVGTGCFALSFHQDFFSPTILATCGLVLAGLGYFWFASRFVILLATTQGFACVVWCIVAAFPLRQLMSLALDGFIDPAQQVVVAIALPCLAAACFEAARAAGARQGAARAAGAEPATGPSPAPGAAGGAEPSARQRQAAGDMVAVLVIVGVLLAMVRIFGPSGVWGDSNTTYFDALGRIPAISVLTVCLAAFAWLALLLMAKQPASVRFQPPILVVIAGLFVVVVRAQLGDVPSVLLDSIVQLNDPFAHLLFWSAVAAACTLLPLPENRIVGIAGLAYAAASVVWVVFLRGSAVVETVVILVVVALVMNRSWLASLVRGRGRDGAAADDAAADGAADDAASRLTRSIVARCQEVAAAYALSPRETEVFMLLAQGRTCSFVQEELVLAESTVKTHMSHIYAKLGVSGRQEMMDLLFGETKGGIDA, encoded by the coding sequence ATGGAGCATCGGCGGGGTATCGTGAACGCATGCGGGGCGGCGTCGGCGGCGGGGCTGTCGCTCATTCTTTTGTGGTGCACGCTCATGGGGCACACGCCCGGCTTCCTGCTGTCCTCGCTCGGCTTGGCCGAGTGGGTGAACGCCCGCACGTTCTGGCTGACGGGCATCCTCGTCGTCGCCGCGGTGCTGACGGCGGCCCCGCGTTGGGTGGCCGCGCACGAGGGCAGCCTCGCCTTCGTCATGCCGGTGATGGCCGCGGTGGGCACGGGCTGCTTCGCGCTGTCGTTCCACCAGGACTTCTTCAGCCCCACCATCCTGGCCACGTGCGGGCTCGTGCTGGCGGGGCTCGGCTACTTCTGGTTCGCGTCGCGCTTCGTCATCCTGCTGGCCACGACGCAGGGGTTCGCGTGCGTGGTGTGGTGCATCGTGGCCGCGTTCCCGTTGCGCCAGCTCATGAGCTTGGCGCTGGACGGCTTCATCGATCCTGCCCAGCAGGTGGTCGTGGCCATCGCGCTGCCGTGCTTGGCGGCGGCGTGCTTCGAGGCGGCCCGCGCGGCGGGCGCGCGGCAGGGCGCGGCCCGCGCGGCGGGCGCGGAGCCCGCGACGGGGCCGTCCCCGGCTCCCGGCGCGGCCGGCGGTGCCGAGCCGAGCGCGCGGCAGCGCCAGGCGGCGGGCGACATGGTGGCGGTGCTCGTCATCGTGGGCGTGCTGCTGGCGATGGTGCGCATCTTCGGCCCCTCGGGCGTGTGGGGCGACTCGAACACCACCTACTTCGACGCGCTCGGGCGCATCCCCGCCATCTCGGTGCTTACCGTGTGCCTGGCGGCGTTCGCGTGGCTCGCCCTGCTGCTCATGGCGAAGCAGCCCGCGTCGGTGCGCTTCCAGCCGCCCATCCTCGTGGTCATCGCGGGCCTGTTCGTCGTGGTGGTGCGCGCCCAGCTGGGCGACGTGCCGTCGGTGCTGCTCGACAGCATCGTGCAGCTGAACGACCCGTTCGCCCACCTGCTGTTCTGGTCGGCCGTCGCGGCCGCGTGCACGCTGCTGCCGCTGCCCGAGAACCGCATCGTCGGCATCGCGGGGCTCGCGTACGCCGCGGCCTCGGTGGTGTGGGTGGTGTTCCTGCGCGGCAGCGCCGTGGTGGAGACGGTCGTCATCCTCGTGGTGGTGGCGCTCGTGATGAACCGCTCGTGGCTGGCCTCGCTCGTGCGCGGCCGCGGACGGGACGGGGCCGCCGCCGACGACGCGGCTGCCGACGGGGCCGCCGACGACGCGGCCAGCCGCCTGACCCGGTCCATCGTCGCGCGCTGCCAGGAGGTTGCCGCCGCCTACGCGCTGTCGCCGCGCGAGACCGAGGTGTTCATGCTGCTGGCCCAGGGGCGCACCTGCTCGTTCGTGCAGGAGGAGCTCGTGCTGGCCGAGAGCACGGTGAAAACCCACATGTCCCACATCTACGCGAAGCTGGGCGTGAGCGGCCGCCAGGAGATGATGGACCTCCTGTTCGGCGAGACGAAGGGCGGCATCGACGCCTAG
- a CDS encoding aminoacetone oxidase family FAD-binding enzyme, with amino-acid sequence MKKLMIIGGGAAGLAAAVAAADALRARGVRVGADAGADGVDVAVCEADERVGRSILATGNGRCNFSNAQVDAAAYRNAAFVGAALDELRRAGGLRGGDGADPVHAFFADLGLVWREEGEGRLYPLANKATSVLEVLRAAASDAGVREECGREAVRLDAPARKGDRFHVRFADGAVLHAEAVIVAAGGNAARALVPEGLAWEEPRAVLGPLRTDARLVKALNNIRVRCAASLVGRDGAEKACERGEVLFRDYGVSGIAVFNLSRFAEPGDTLRIDLLPQHGEAPLEELLRARLASLRERGGAGTGDDALRGMTLPAVGRAVLKAAGLHAEKPLAQRDVPALVRALKGLALEVRGVGEARQCQVHRGGFLVEAFDPRTCAARAVPGLHVVGEALDVDAPCGGYNLHWAWASGMLAGRAAAESLMEGARRA; translated from the coding sequence ATGAAGAAACTGATGATCATAGGCGGCGGCGCGGCCGGGCTCGCGGCCGCGGTGGCCGCGGCCGACGCGCTGCGGGCGCGCGGCGTCCGCGTGGGTGCGGATGCGGGCGCGGACGGCGTCGACGTGGCGGTATGCGAGGCCGACGAGCGGGTGGGACGCTCCATCCTGGCCACGGGCAACGGGCGGTGCAACTTCTCGAACGCGCAGGTGGACGCCGCGGCGTACCGCAACGCGGCGTTCGTGGGCGCGGCGTTGGACGAGCTGCGGCGCGCGGGCGGCCTGCGCGGCGGCGACGGGGCCGACCCGGTGCACGCGTTCTTCGCCGACCTCGGGCTCGTCTGGCGCGAGGAGGGCGAGGGCCGCCTGTACCCGCTGGCGAACAAGGCGACGAGCGTGCTCGAGGTGCTGCGCGCGGCCGCGTCGGACGCGGGCGTGCGCGAGGAGTGCGGGCGGGAGGCGGTGCGCCTCGACGCGCCCGCGCGCAAGGGCGACCGCTTCCATGTGCGCTTCGCCGACGGAGCGGTGCTGCATGCCGAGGCGGTGATCGTGGCGGCCGGCGGGAACGCGGCCCGCGCGCTCGTGCCGGAAGGCCTCGCCTGGGAGGAGCCGCGCGCGGTGCTCGGGCCCCTGCGTACGGATGCGCGCCTCGTGAAGGCGCTCAACAACATCCGCGTGCGCTGCGCGGCATCGCTCGTCGGGCGGGACGGCGCGGAGAAGGCGTGCGAGCGGGGCGAGGTGCTGTTCCGCGACTACGGGGTGTCGGGCATCGCGGTGTTCAACCTGTCGCGGTTCGCCGAGCCGGGCGACACGCTGCGCATCGACCTGCTGCCGCAGCACGGCGAGGCGCCGCTCGAGGAGCTGCTGCGCGCCCGCCTCGCGAGCCTGCGCGAGCGCGGAGGCGCGGGCACGGGCGACGACGCGCTGCGCGGCATGACGCTGCCGGCGGTGGGGCGCGCCGTGCTGAAAGCGGCCGGGCTGCACGCCGAGAAGCCGCTCGCGCAGCGCGACGTGCCGGCGCTCGTCCGCGCGCTCAAGGGACTCGCGCTCGAGGTGCGCGGCGTCGGCGAGGCGCGGCAGTGCCAGGTGCACCGCGGCGGGTTCCTCGTGGAGGCGTTCGATCCGCGCACGTGCGCGGCGCGAGCGGTGCCGGGTTTGCACGTGGTGGGCGAGGCGCTCGACGTGGACGCGCCCTGCGGAGGCTACAACCTGCACTGGGCGTGGGCGAGCGGCATGTTGGCGGGTCGCGCCGCCGCGGAGAGCCTGATGGAAGGAGCGCGCCGTGCTTGA